From Kryptolebias marmoratus isolate JLee-2015 linkage group LG15, ASM164957v2, whole genome shotgun sequence, a single genomic window includes:
- the usp10 gene encoding ubiquitin carboxyl-terminal hydrolase 10 isoform X2 yields the protein MASYSNQYIFGEFSPDEINQFFVTPRFYVELPPFNDKVPCVSQSSGSYCTPAVPYIMESMGLQVCEDYQHIEFGVDEVMDSKPVGVNDPLYKVSSNLNPQAPEFILGCQPAPKAQQTASPTADVPDGSHFNSLDGPDAESSSLDNHQLCQDMDGLPGSLGQRERKKKKKRPPGYYNYLDPSAGGSNSAGVVDGVPITALVNGHALGGSHHSPEDVDSKVLSAAQLSTPASVSTETATAAVFAPTPTANQRTCDSPDDSSFDLTSGASLSDGNNATSSSCSSSQSRGMTEGPRTADQQLVHLVPQSPELSDTPHSPHSKSPPPSTAEAIPSVITSTTTTELEGREVAESGVANGLDEPNTPVSADGHREDCDSEEQSQQLTADCAAQPLVTEQAHSPAIPAAPTANLPKSWASLFHNSKPLPGGPQAFVEVKNVVEVASPSLAMPEQPEKVGEIKESPVHVSEDPMAPKLAELIENVKLIHKPVSLQPRGLINKGNWCYINATLQALIACPPMYHLMKSIPLHSETQRPCSSTPMIDNFVRLVNEFNNMPVPSKTKQQNVGDKVVKDIRPGVPFEPTYIYKLLTLIKSSLSEKGRQEDAEEYLGFTLNGLHEEMLALKKLILPQDEKPPTPNGPETQQGVEEDVADKEEEGSEDEWEQVGPRNKTSVTRQADFVRTPITDIFGGHIRSVVYQQNSKESATLQPFFTLQLDIQSEKIRTVQEALETLVARESVQGYTSKTKQEIEISRRVTLEELPPVLVLHLKRFVFEKTGGCQKMTKIIDYPVDLEISKDLLSSGVRSKVLKGQRTYRLFAVVYHHGNSATGGHYTTDVFHIGLNGWLRIDDQAVKVINQYQVVKQTAERTAYLLYYRRVDLL from the exons TATATATTTGGGGAATTCAGCCCTGATGAGATCAATCAATTCTTTGTGACGCCTCGATTTTATGTTGAG CTTCCTCCGTTCAATGACAAAGTTCCGTGCGTCAGTCAGTCTTCAG GAAGTTACTGCACTCCTGCTGTACCTTATATTATGGAGTCAATGGGACTGCAGGTTTGCG aagaCTATCAACACATTGAGTTTGGGGTTGACGAGGTGATGGATTCCAAGCCTGTTGGGGTGAACGATCCTTTGTACAAGGTGTCGAGTAACCTCAACCCCCAGGCTCCAGAGTTCATCCTGGGCTGCCAGCCTGCTCCGAAGGCTCAACAGACGGCTTCTCCGACAGCTGATGTCCCCGATGGAAGCCACTTCAACTCGCTGGATGGGCCCGACGCAGAGTCCTCATCCCTGGACAATCACCAGTTATGCCAGGACATGGACGGACTCCCTGGCAGCCTTGGACAgcgagaaagaaagaaaaagaaaaaacggcCACCAGGATACTATAACTACCTGGATCCATCAGCTGGTGGAAGCAACAGCGCTGGTGTTGTAGATGGAGTGCCTATAACAGCACTAGTGAACGGACATGCACTTGGAGGCTCACACCACAGTCCTGAGGATGTTGATAGCAAGGTTTTGTCAGCAGCTCAACTTTCCACCCCTGCGTCTGTCTCCACAGAAACTGctacagctgctgtgtttgctcCCACACCCACTGCCAATCAGAGGACTTGTGATAGCCCTGATGACTCTTCTTTTGACTTAACAAGTGGGGCATCTTTATCAGATGGTAACAATGCAACTTCTTCCTCTTGTTCCTCCTCTCAAAGCAGAGGGATGACAGAGGGACCAAGGACTGCAGATcagcagctggttcatttgGTTCCTCAGAGTCCTGAACTTTCAGATACCCCACACAGCCCCCACTCCAAATCACCACCTCCTTCCACTGCTGAGGCCATCCCCTCTGTCATCACTTCTACAACTACTACTGAACTAGAAGGAAGGGAGGTAGCAGAGAGTGGTGTGGCCAATGGGCTAGACGAGCCTAATACTCCTGTCAGTGCAGATGGACACAGAGAGGACTGTGACAGTGAGGAGCAGAGTCAGCAGCTCACTGCAGACTGTGCCGCCCAGCCTTTAGTGACAGAGCAGGCACATTCACCTGCAATTCCTGCTGCACCCACTGCCAATCTTCCTAAATCCTGGGCTAGCCTCTTTCACAACTCCAAGCCTCTGCCTGGGGGCCCGCAGGCCTTTGTGGAGGTAAAGAATGTTGTGGAAGTTGCGTCTCCCTCCCTCGCAATGCCAGAACAACCCGAGAAGGTTGGGGAGATAAAAGAAAGTCCTGTCCATGTGTCAGAGGATCCAATGGCCCCTAAACTTGCAG AACTTATTGAGAATGTGAAGTTGATACATAAACCAGTGTCTTTGCAGCCAAGAGGGCTGATCAACAAGGGGAACTGGTGCTATATCAACGCT ACCCTACAGGCCCTGATTGCATGTCCTCCCATGTATCACCTGATGAAGTCCATTCCTCTGCATTCTGAAACACAGAGACCATGCTCCTCCACTCCCATGATAGACAACTT TGTAAGGCTGGTGAATGAGTTCAACAATATGCCTGTGCCATCTAAAACTAAACAGCAAA ATGTTGGCGATAAGGTCGTAAAAGACATTCGACCTGGCGTCCCGTTTGAACCAACTTATATTTATAAACTCCTCACACTCATCAAGTCGAGTCTCTCTGAGAAG ggtCGTCAAGAAGACGCAGAGGAGTATCTTGGGTTTACACTCAATGGACTGCATGAGGAGATGCTAGCGTTGAAAAAACTAATCTTGCCTCAGGATGAGA AACCTCCTACACCCAATGGACCAGAGACCCAGCAAGGAGTGGAGGAGGATGTCGCTGATAAGGAGGAAGAGGGAAGTGAGGATGAGTGGGAACAAGTCGGCCCCCGAAACAAGACTTCTGTCACTCGTCAAGCTGACTTTGTCCGCACACCTATCACTGATATTTTTGGTGGACACATCAG atCGGTGGTCTATCAGCAAAACTCTAAAGAGTCAGCCACACTGCAGCCTTTCTTTACCCTGCAGCTCGACATCCAGTCTGAGAAGATCCGCACAGTGCAGGAAGCTCTGGAAACGTTGGTGGCCCGCGAGTCCGTCCAGGGCTACACCTCTAAAACCAAACAGGAG ATTGAGATAAGTCGGAGGGTAACTTTGGAAGAGCTGCCACCCGTGTTGGTGCTCCATCTCaagagatttgtttttgaaaagactGGAGGTTGccagaaaatgacaaagatcATTGATTACCCTGTTGACCTGGAAATCAGCAAAG ACCTCTTGTCTTCTGGAGTGCGAAGCAAGGTGTTGAAAGGCCAAAGAACTTACAGGCTCTTCGCAG TTGTTTATCACCATGGAAACAGCGCAACAGGCGGACATTACACCACTGATGTCTTCCACATCGGTCTTAACGGCTGGTTGCGTATTGACGACCAGGCAGTGAAGGTCATCAACCAGTACCAGGTGGTGAAGCAGACTGCGGAGCGCACCGCCTACCTGCTGTACTACCGCCGCGTCGACCTgctgtag
- the usp10 gene encoding ubiquitin carboxyl-terminal hydrolase 10 isoform X1, whose translation MASYSNQYIFGEFSPDEINQFFVTPRFYVELPPFNDKVPCVSQSSGSYCTPAVPYIMESMGLQVCAEDYQHIEFGVDEVMDSKPVGVNDPLYKVSSNLNPQAPEFILGCQPAPKAQQTASPTADVPDGSHFNSLDGPDAESSSLDNHQLCQDMDGLPGSLGQRERKKKKKRPPGYYNYLDPSAGGSNSAGVVDGVPITALVNGHALGGSHHSPEDVDSKVLSAAQLSTPASVSTETATAAVFAPTPTANQRTCDSPDDSSFDLTSGASLSDGNNATSSSCSSSQSRGMTEGPRTADQQLVHLVPQSPELSDTPHSPHSKSPPPSTAEAIPSVITSTTTTELEGREVAESGVANGLDEPNTPVSADGHREDCDSEEQSQQLTADCAAQPLVTEQAHSPAIPAAPTANLPKSWASLFHNSKPLPGGPQAFVEVKNVVEVASPSLAMPEQPEKVGEIKESPVHVSEDPMAPKLAELIENVKLIHKPVSLQPRGLINKGNWCYINATLQALIACPPMYHLMKSIPLHSETQRPCSSTPMIDNFVRLVNEFNNMPVPSKTKQQNVGDKVVKDIRPGVPFEPTYIYKLLTLIKSSLSEKGRQEDAEEYLGFTLNGLHEEMLALKKLILPQDEKPPTPNGPETQQGVEEDVADKEEEGSEDEWEQVGPRNKTSVTRQADFVRTPITDIFGGHIRSVVYQQNSKESATLQPFFTLQLDIQSEKIRTVQEALETLVARESVQGYTSKTKQEIEISRRVTLEELPPVLVLHLKRFVFEKTGGCQKMTKIIDYPVDLEISKDLLSSGVRSKVLKGQRTYRLFAVVYHHGNSATGGHYTTDVFHIGLNGWLRIDDQAVKVINQYQVVKQTAERTAYLLYYRRVDLL comes from the exons TATATATTTGGGGAATTCAGCCCTGATGAGATCAATCAATTCTTTGTGACGCCTCGATTTTATGTTGAG CTTCCTCCGTTCAATGACAAAGTTCCGTGCGTCAGTCAGTCTTCAG GAAGTTACTGCACTCCTGCTGTACCTTATATTATGGAGTCAATGGGACTGCAGGTTTGCG cagaagaCTATCAACACATTGAGTTTGGGGTTGACGAGGTGATGGATTCCAAGCCTGTTGGGGTGAACGATCCTTTGTACAAGGTGTCGAGTAACCTCAACCCCCAGGCTCCAGAGTTCATCCTGGGCTGCCAGCCTGCTCCGAAGGCTCAACAGACGGCTTCTCCGACAGCTGATGTCCCCGATGGAAGCCACTTCAACTCGCTGGATGGGCCCGACGCAGAGTCCTCATCCCTGGACAATCACCAGTTATGCCAGGACATGGACGGACTCCCTGGCAGCCTTGGACAgcgagaaagaaagaaaaagaaaaaacggcCACCAGGATACTATAACTACCTGGATCCATCAGCTGGTGGAAGCAACAGCGCTGGTGTTGTAGATGGAGTGCCTATAACAGCACTAGTGAACGGACATGCACTTGGAGGCTCACACCACAGTCCTGAGGATGTTGATAGCAAGGTTTTGTCAGCAGCTCAACTTTCCACCCCTGCGTCTGTCTCCACAGAAACTGctacagctgctgtgtttgctcCCACACCCACTGCCAATCAGAGGACTTGTGATAGCCCTGATGACTCTTCTTTTGACTTAACAAGTGGGGCATCTTTATCAGATGGTAACAATGCAACTTCTTCCTCTTGTTCCTCCTCTCAAAGCAGAGGGATGACAGAGGGACCAAGGACTGCAGATcagcagctggttcatttgGTTCCTCAGAGTCCTGAACTTTCAGATACCCCACACAGCCCCCACTCCAAATCACCACCTCCTTCCACTGCTGAGGCCATCCCCTCTGTCATCACTTCTACAACTACTACTGAACTAGAAGGAAGGGAGGTAGCAGAGAGTGGTGTGGCCAATGGGCTAGACGAGCCTAATACTCCTGTCAGTGCAGATGGACACAGAGAGGACTGTGACAGTGAGGAGCAGAGTCAGCAGCTCACTGCAGACTGTGCCGCCCAGCCTTTAGTGACAGAGCAGGCACATTCACCTGCAATTCCTGCTGCACCCACTGCCAATCTTCCTAAATCCTGGGCTAGCCTCTTTCACAACTCCAAGCCTCTGCCTGGGGGCCCGCAGGCCTTTGTGGAGGTAAAGAATGTTGTGGAAGTTGCGTCTCCCTCCCTCGCAATGCCAGAACAACCCGAGAAGGTTGGGGAGATAAAAGAAAGTCCTGTCCATGTGTCAGAGGATCCAATGGCCCCTAAACTTGCAG AACTTATTGAGAATGTGAAGTTGATACATAAACCAGTGTCTTTGCAGCCAAGAGGGCTGATCAACAAGGGGAACTGGTGCTATATCAACGCT ACCCTACAGGCCCTGATTGCATGTCCTCCCATGTATCACCTGATGAAGTCCATTCCTCTGCATTCTGAAACACAGAGACCATGCTCCTCCACTCCCATGATAGACAACTT TGTAAGGCTGGTGAATGAGTTCAACAATATGCCTGTGCCATCTAAAACTAAACAGCAAA ATGTTGGCGATAAGGTCGTAAAAGACATTCGACCTGGCGTCCCGTTTGAACCAACTTATATTTATAAACTCCTCACACTCATCAAGTCGAGTCTCTCTGAGAAG ggtCGTCAAGAAGACGCAGAGGAGTATCTTGGGTTTACACTCAATGGACTGCATGAGGAGATGCTAGCGTTGAAAAAACTAATCTTGCCTCAGGATGAGA AACCTCCTACACCCAATGGACCAGAGACCCAGCAAGGAGTGGAGGAGGATGTCGCTGATAAGGAGGAAGAGGGAAGTGAGGATGAGTGGGAACAAGTCGGCCCCCGAAACAAGACTTCTGTCACTCGTCAAGCTGACTTTGTCCGCACACCTATCACTGATATTTTTGGTGGACACATCAG atCGGTGGTCTATCAGCAAAACTCTAAAGAGTCAGCCACACTGCAGCCTTTCTTTACCCTGCAGCTCGACATCCAGTCTGAGAAGATCCGCACAGTGCAGGAAGCTCTGGAAACGTTGGTGGCCCGCGAGTCCGTCCAGGGCTACACCTCTAAAACCAAACAGGAG ATTGAGATAAGTCGGAGGGTAACTTTGGAAGAGCTGCCACCCGTGTTGGTGCTCCATCTCaagagatttgtttttgaaaagactGGAGGTTGccagaaaatgacaaagatcATTGATTACCCTGTTGACCTGGAAATCAGCAAAG ACCTCTTGTCTTCTGGAGTGCGAAGCAAGGTGTTGAAAGGCCAAAGAACTTACAGGCTCTTCGCAG TTGTTTATCACCATGGAAACAGCGCAACAGGCGGACATTACACCACTGATGTCTTCCACATCGGTCTTAACGGCTGGTTGCGTATTGACGACCAGGCAGTGAAGGTCATCAACCAGTACCAGGTGGTGAAGCAGACTGCGGAGCGCACCGCCTACCTGCTGTACTACCGCCGCGTCGACCTgctgtag
- the usp10 gene encoding ubiquitin carboxyl-terminal hydrolase 10 isoform X3 has protein sequence MASYSNQYIFGEFSPDEINQFFVTPRFYVELPPFNDKVPCVSQSSAEDYQHIEFGVDEVMDSKPVGVNDPLYKVSSNLNPQAPEFILGCQPAPKAQQTASPTADVPDGSHFNSLDGPDAESSSLDNHQLCQDMDGLPGSLGQRERKKKKKRPPGYYNYLDPSAGGSNSAGVVDGVPITALVNGHALGGSHHSPEDVDSKVLSAAQLSTPASVSTETATAAVFAPTPTANQRTCDSPDDSSFDLTSGASLSDGNNATSSSCSSSQSRGMTEGPRTADQQLVHLVPQSPELSDTPHSPHSKSPPPSTAEAIPSVITSTTTTELEGREVAESGVANGLDEPNTPVSADGHREDCDSEEQSQQLTADCAAQPLVTEQAHSPAIPAAPTANLPKSWASLFHNSKPLPGGPQAFVEVKNVVEVASPSLAMPEQPEKVGEIKESPVHVSEDPMAPKLAELIENVKLIHKPVSLQPRGLINKGNWCYINATLQALIACPPMYHLMKSIPLHSETQRPCSSTPMIDNFVRLVNEFNNMPVPSKTKQQNVGDKVVKDIRPGVPFEPTYIYKLLTLIKSSLSEKGRQEDAEEYLGFTLNGLHEEMLALKKLILPQDEKPPTPNGPETQQGVEEDVADKEEEGSEDEWEQVGPRNKTSVTRQADFVRTPITDIFGGHIRSVVYQQNSKESATLQPFFTLQLDIQSEKIRTVQEALETLVARESVQGYTSKTKQEIEISRRVTLEELPPVLVLHLKRFVFEKTGGCQKMTKIIDYPVDLEISKDLLSSGVRSKVLKGQRTYRLFAVVYHHGNSATGGHYTTDVFHIGLNGWLRIDDQAVKVINQYQVVKQTAERTAYLLYYRRVDLL, from the exons TATATATTTGGGGAATTCAGCCCTGATGAGATCAATCAATTCTTTGTGACGCCTCGATTTTATGTTGAG CTTCCTCCGTTCAATGACAAAGTTCCGTGCGTCAGTCAGTCTTCAG cagaagaCTATCAACACATTGAGTTTGGGGTTGACGAGGTGATGGATTCCAAGCCTGTTGGGGTGAACGATCCTTTGTACAAGGTGTCGAGTAACCTCAACCCCCAGGCTCCAGAGTTCATCCTGGGCTGCCAGCCTGCTCCGAAGGCTCAACAGACGGCTTCTCCGACAGCTGATGTCCCCGATGGAAGCCACTTCAACTCGCTGGATGGGCCCGACGCAGAGTCCTCATCCCTGGACAATCACCAGTTATGCCAGGACATGGACGGACTCCCTGGCAGCCTTGGACAgcgagaaagaaagaaaaagaaaaaacggcCACCAGGATACTATAACTACCTGGATCCATCAGCTGGTGGAAGCAACAGCGCTGGTGTTGTAGATGGAGTGCCTATAACAGCACTAGTGAACGGACATGCACTTGGAGGCTCACACCACAGTCCTGAGGATGTTGATAGCAAGGTTTTGTCAGCAGCTCAACTTTCCACCCCTGCGTCTGTCTCCACAGAAACTGctacagctgctgtgtttgctcCCACACCCACTGCCAATCAGAGGACTTGTGATAGCCCTGATGACTCTTCTTTTGACTTAACAAGTGGGGCATCTTTATCAGATGGTAACAATGCAACTTCTTCCTCTTGTTCCTCCTCTCAAAGCAGAGGGATGACAGAGGGACCAAGGACTGCAGATcagcagctggttcatttgGTTCCTCAGAGTCCTGAACTTTCAGATACCCCACACAGCCCCCACTCCAAATCACCACCTCCTTCCACTGCTGAGGCCATCCCCTCTGTCATCACTTCTACAACTACTACTGAACTAGAAGGAAGGGAGGTAGCAGAGAGTGGTGTGGCCAATGGGCTAGACGAGCCTAATACTCCTGTCAGTGCAGATGGACACAGAGAGGACTGTGACAGTGAGGAGCAGAGTCAGCAGCTCACTGCAGACTGTGCCGCCCAGCCTTTAGTGACAGAGCAGGCACATTCACCTGCAATTCCTGCTGCACCCACTGCCAATCTTCCTAAATCCTGGGCTAGCCTCTTTCACAACTCCAAGCCTCTGCCTGGGGGCCCGCAGGCCTTTGTGGAGGTAAAGAATGTTGTGGAAGTTGCGTCTCCCTCCCTCGCAATGCCAGAACAACCCGAGAAGGTTGGGGAGATAAAAGAAAGTCCTGTCCATGTGTCAGAGGATCCAATGGCCCCTAAACTTGCAG AACTTATTGAGAATGTGAAGTTGATACATAAACCAGTGTCTTTGCAGCCAAGAGGGCTGATCAACAAGGGGAACTGGTGCTATATCAACGCT ACCCTACAGGCCCTGATTGCATGTCCTCCCATGTATCACCTGATGAAGTCCATTCCTCTGCATTCTGAAACACAGAGACCATGCTCCTCCACTCCCATGATAGACAACTT TGTAAGGCTGGTGAATGAGTTCAACAATATGCCTGTGCCATCTAAAACTAAACAGCAAA ATGTTGGCGATAAGGTCGTAAAAGACATTCGACCTGGCGTCCCGTTTGAACCAACTTATATTTATAAACTCCTCACACTCATCAAGTCGAGTCTCTCTGAGAAG ggtCGTCAAGAAGACGCAGAGGAGTATCTTGGGTTTACACTCAATGGACTGCATGAGGAGATGCTAGCGTTGAAAAAACTAATCTTGCCTCAGGATGAGA AACCTCCTACACCCAATGGACCAGAGACCCAGCAAGGAGTGGAGGAGGATGTCGCTGATAAGGAGGAAGAGGGAAGTGAGGATGAGTGGGAACAAGTCGGCCCCCGAAACAAGACTTCTGTCACTCGTCAAGCTGACTTTGTCCGCACACCTATCACTGATATTTTTGGTGGACACATCAG atCGGTGGTCTATCAGCAAAACTCTAAAGAGTCAGCCACACTGCAGCCTTTCTTTACCCTGCAGCTCGACATCCAGTCTGAGAAGATCCGCACAGTGCAGGAAGCTCTGGAAACGTTGGTGGCCCGCGAGTCCGTCCAGGGCTACACCTCTAAAACCAAACAGGAG ATTGAGATAAGTCGGAGGGTAACTTTGGAAGAGCTGCCACCCGTGTTGGTGCTCCATCTCaagagatttgtttttgaaaagactGGAGGTTGccagaaaatgacaaagatcATTGATTACCCTGTTGACCTGGAAATCAGCAAAG ACCTCTTGTCTTCTGGAGTGCGAAGCAAGGTGTTGAAAGGCCAAAGAACTTACAGGCTCTTCGCAG TTGTTTATCACCATGGAAACAGCGCAACAGGCGGACATTACACCACTGATGTCTTCCACATCGGTCTTAACGGCTGGTTGCGTATTGACGACCAGGCAGTGAAGGTCATCAACCAGTACCAGGTGGTGAAGCAGACTGCGGAGCGCACCGCCTACCTGCTGTACTACCGCCGCGTCGACCTgctgtag